Proteins co-encoded in one Deltaproteobacteria bacterium genomic window:
- a CDS encoding aldo/keto reductase, with amino-acid sequence MERRNLGKGGLRVSALGLGCMGMSEFYGPAEEAESAATIALALDLGIDFLDTSDIYGLGHNEKLVGAAIRGRRDRVILATKFGILRGDDGSWIGVSGKPGYVRSACEASLRRLGTDAIDLYYQHRVDPDTPIEETVGAMAELVREGKVRYLGLSESSAATIRRAHAVHPIAAVQSEYSLWTRDPETNGALAACRELGIGFVPFSPLGRGFFAGRVKSRADLFEKDFRLGSPRFQEGNLEKNLELLRSFEEVAREKGVSPAQLALAWVLSRGDDIVPIPGTKRRERLEENVGALAIRLSPSEAGRIEAAVPPGAVSGMRYPAETMKSVNR; translated from the coding sequence ATGGAGCGCAGGAATCTGGGGAAGGGCGGGCTCCGGGTTTCGGCGCTGGGGCTCGGATGCATGGGGATGTCGGAGTTCTACGGTCCGGCCGAGGAGGCCGAGTCGGCGGCGACGATCGCGCTCGCGCTGGATCTCGGGATCGATTTCCTCGACACGAGCGACATCTACGGGCTGGGCCACAACGAGAAGCTGGTCGGAGCGGCGATCCGCGGCCGCAGGGATCGAGTGATCCTGGCGACCAAGTTCGGCATCCTGAGGGGCGACGACGGAAGCTGGATCGGCGTGAGCGGCAAGCCCGGGTACGTCCGCTCCGCGTGCGAGGCGAGCCTTCGGCGTCTCGGAACCGACGCGATCGACCTCTATTACCAGCACCGGGTGGATCCGGACACCCCGATCGAGGAGACCGTCGGCGCGATGGCGGAGCTGGTCCGCGAAGGGAAGGTCCGGTACCTGGGCCTGTCGGAATCGTCCGCCGCGACCATCCGGCGCGCCCACGCGGTGCACCCCATCGCCGCGGTGCAGAGCGAATACTCCCTCTGGACCCGGGACCCGGAGACGAACGGGGCGCTGGCCGCGTGCCGGGAGCTCGGGATCGGGTTCGTCCCGTTCTCACCCCTGGGGCGCGGCTTCTTCGCCGGGCGCGTGAAGAGCAGGGCGGACCTGTTCGAGAAGGATTTCCGCCTCGGCTCCCCGCGGTTCCAGGAGGGAAACCTGGAGAAGAACCTCGAGCTGCTCCGTTCCTTCGAGGAGGTCGCACGGGAGAAGGGCGTGTCGCCCGCGCAGCTCGCCCTCGCGTGGGTCCTGTCCCGGGGAGACGACATCGTGCCGATCCCGGGCACGAAGCGGCGGGAGCGCCTGGAGGAGAACGTCGGGGCGCTGGCGATCCGCCTTTCCCCCTCCGAGGCGGGGCGGATCGAGGCGGCGGTCCCCCCGGGGGCCGTTTCCGGCATGCGGTATCCGGCGGAAACGATGAAGTCGGTCAACCGATGA
- the ybaK gene encoding Cys-tRNA(Pro) deacylase encodes MTREKHPVTAAIRVLRAAGVSWTEHPYSYEEKGGTAVSARELGVDEHSVVKTLVMEDDRKLPMIVLMHGDRQVSTKELARTIGAKSVAPCAPDTANRHSGYVVGGTSPFGVRRAMPVYMEESILGLPRIYINGGRRGFLLGMAPGDVAKVLSPVLVRVAA; translated from the coding sequence ATGACCCGGGAAAAGCACCCCGTCACGGCGGCGATCCGTGTCCTCCGGGCGGCGGGCGTTTCCTGGACCGAACACCCGTACTCGTACGAGGAAAAGGGGGGCACGGCGGTGTCCGCCCGCGAGCTGGGAGTGGACGAGCACAGCGTGGTGAAGACGCTCGTCATGGAGGACGACCGGAAATTGCCGATGATCGTGCTGATGCACGGCGACCGGCAGGTGTCGACGAAGGAGCTCGCGCGGACGATCGGCGCGAAGAGCGTGGCCCCCTGCGCGCCCGATACCGCCAACCGCCACTCCGGGTACGTCGTGGGAGGGACGTCGCCGTTCGGCGTGCGTCGCGCCATGCCGGTGTACATGGAGGAGTCGATACTCGGCCTGCCGAGAATCTACATCAACGGGGGGAGGAGGGGGTTCCTGCTGGGGATGGCGCCGGGGGACGTCGCAAAGGTCCTTTCCCCGGTGCTGGTCCGGGTGGCCGCCTGA
- a CDS encoding NAD(P)-dependent oxidoreductase — translation MATLAGKTLFITGGSRGIGREIALRAAEDGANVALAAKTAEPNPKLPGTIFTTAEEVERAGGRALPLQVDIRFEAQIAEAAKKAAETFGGIDILVNNASAIGLTGTRETPMKRFDLMFGVNVRGTFAASQALLPHLLFGSNPHILNLSPPLSLDPKWFRNHCAYTMAKYGMSMCVLGMSEEFRDAGLAVNALWPKTVIATAAISMIPGVEAKHCRSPRIVADAAHAILTRDSRSCTGNFFIDEEVLAAEGVTDLSRYAVAPGAPLLPDLFLD, via the coding sequence ATGGCCACACTCGCGGGAAAAACGCTGTTCATCACGGGGGGGAGCCGGGGGATCGGCAGGGAGATCGCCCTGCGGGCGGCGGAGGACGGCGCCAACGTCGCGCTGGCCGCCAAGACCGCCGAGCCGAACCCGAAGCTTCCCGGGACGATCTTCACGACGGCGGAGGAGGTCGAGAGGGCCGGCGGGAGGGCGCTCCCGCTCCAGGTGGACATCCGCTTCGAGGCGCAGATCGCCGAGGCCGCGAAAAAGGCGGCGGAAACGTTCGGGGGGATCGATATCCTGGTGAACAACGCCAGCGCGATCGGCCTGACGGGAACGCGGGAGACCCCGATGAAGCGGTTCGACCTGATGTTCGGCGTCAACGTGCGGGGCACCTTCGCCGCCTCCCAGGCGCTCCTCCCCCACCTGCTCTTCGGGAGCAACCCCCACATCCTGAACTTGAGCCCGCCGCTGTCCCTCGACCCGAAGTGGTTCCGGAACCATTGCGCCTACACGATGGCGAAGTACGGGATGAGCATGTGCGTGCTGGGAATGTCGGAGGAGTTCCGCGACGCGGGGCTGGCGGTGAACGCGCTGTGGCCGAAGACGGTGATCGCGACGGCGGCGATCTCGATGATCCCCGGCGTGGAGGCAAAACATTGCCGGAGCCCGCGGATCGTGGCGGACGCGGCCCACGCGATCCTCACCCGCGACAGCCGTTCGTGCACCGGGAACTTCTTCATCGACGAGGAGGTGCTTGCCGCGGAAGGCGTGACCGACCTGTCGCGATACGCGGTCGCGCCCGGCGCCCCCCTGCTCCCCGACCTGTTCCTCGACTGA